The nucleotide window TTACCCGCCTGGGCCAGAAAAATTATTTCAAAACCATTGTCACGCCTATTGCCATCTCTTCGTTGACGTGCATTTACAAGATTATTTATGCCTGCGACAGTCCTGCCGTGCCGGAAGCAAAAACGTACCGGCTGCCGCACATGCCTTACTTGGATGGCACCTGCCTCGTCGAACCGATGGATAAAGGAAGGGGCATACGCCGCATGGCCGCACTGCTCCATGCGGCACCGGAAGACATCGTCGTTTTCGGCGACGGCCTGAATGACATCAGTATGTTCACACCGCCCTTCTTCCGCATTGCCATGGGCAACGCCAGACCACAACTGAAGGCGCTGGCCGACTACGTTACCGACGCCAACGACGCCGGCGGCATTTTCCATGCCTGTCGCAAATTCGGCTGGCTGGACCATTCGTAATCATTTCTGAAAGCCGCCATCCGTTGTCGCCGCGCCGCCTTCCATTATTTCGTTATCTGCCCGCTGCCGGTGCAATCGTGTAGAAATATTCCTTTCCTTACGGAACAGGCGGCACTCGTCTCTTTGCTGTATACGAACGGCTTCATTTCTGGTATAATAGAGAAATTCTGAAAGAGAGGTTCCCAGCATTATGGCAAAAACATTTGAAAATCTCGGCATATCCGCTGCAATCTGCCAACACTTATATACACAAGGCATCAAAACGCCGACGGCGGTCCAATTGCAATCGATTCCGGCCATCTTCCAAGGACGCGATGTCCTGGTACAGGCTCAAACCGGCACAGGCAAAACGTATGCCTTTGCCTTACCCGTTCTGCAGCAGGTCCGCAAGAATATCGCCATGGAACAGGTTCTGATCATTGCGCCGACGCGGGAACTGGCAAAGCAAATTGCCGCCGTCGCCGCTGCCGTTGCGGCAGAACTGGATCTGGATATACTGGATCTGATCGGCGGTAAGACGATCGAAAACCAACTGCAAAAGTTACAACGCCATCCGCAGGTGATCATCGGCACGCCGGGCCGTCTGCTCGACCACTGCCGCCGCAACGCCCTCGATCTCAGCGGCGTCGGCCACGTCATCGTCGACGAAGCTGACCAGATGCTTCAAGCCGGTTTTCTGGAAGAAGTAGACATGCTGATCTCCATGACGCCGAAACGACGCCAGCTGCTCTTCTTCTCGGCTACGATTCCGGACAAGATCCGCGGCTTGGCGAAAAAACATATGACCAATCCGCTCGTACTGAACATACGCGAAGGTGACACGGTTACGTTGGAAACGATCGAGCAACGAATTTATATGATCAGTGAAGAGCACAAGTTGGAACGCCTCTGCACGATGCTCACCGAATGGAATCCGTATCTGGCCATCGTATTTTGCAACACCAAAGAACGCGCTTCGATCTTGGCCGGTCAATTGATCGCCAAAGGATTCAACATCGGCGAACTGCACGGCGACCTCTCTCAGGGACGCCGCACGCAGGTACTGCGGGATTTCGCCAGAGCCAGGACACAGATCCTCGTCGCCACGGATATTGCCGCCCGCGGCATCGACATTGAAGGAATCACCCATGTGTTCAATTATGACGTGCCGCGCGATGTCGATTATTACATTCACCGCATCGGCCGCACCGGCCGGGCTGGCAGTCATGGCGTATCCGTCATGTTCGCTACAGGTGCCGATGAAACCTGGGTACGCCGTATTGAACACAACATCCAATCGACGATCACGAAGTATACGGCTTCAGGCCAAATCAAAGTAAAAGCGGCGCCGCAGGCTC belongs to Megasphaera vaginalis (ex Bordigoni et al. 2020) and includes:
- a CDS encoding HAD family hydrolase; its protein translation is MMNKKFFFFDIDHTLGLNISTVVPADTRYCLRQLKRQGHVVALATGRLQINAREFADTCGITSFVADGGNSLTVDGSICAMDGLPLNACKAFLRALDKHRIPWCVVTENKAVRYTPFSEFTRLGQKNYFKTIVTPIAISSLTCIYKIIYACDSPAVPEAKTYRLPHMPYLDGTCLVEPMDKGRGIRRMAALLHAAPEDIVVFGDGLNDISMFTPPFFRIAMGNARPQLKALADYVTDANDAGGIFHACRKFGWLDHS
- a CDS encoding DEAD/DEAH box helicase, translated to MAKTFENLGISAAICQHLYTQGIKTPTAVQLQSIPAIFQGRDVLVQAQTGTGKTYAFALPVLQQVRKNIAMEQVLIIAPTRELAKQIAAVAAAVAAELDLDILDLIGGKTIENQLQKLQRHPQVIIGTPGRLLDHCRRNALDLSGVGHVIVDEADQMLQAGFLEEVDMLISMTPKRRQLLFFSATIPDKIRGLAKKHMTNPLVLNIREGDTVTLETIEQRIYMISEEHKLERLCTMLTEWNPYLAIVFCNTKERASILAGQLIAKGFNIGELHGDLSQGRRTQVLRDFARARTQILVATDIAARGIDIEGITHVFNYDVPRDVDYYIHRIGRTGRAGSHGVSVMFATGADETWVRRIEHNIQSTITKYTASGQIKVKAAPQAPKKKKVYIDNRPASTYQPTKKKTHKTLHKGRDNRRRK